From one Magnolia sinica isolate HGM2019 chromosome 18, MsV1, whole genome shotgun sequence genomic stretch:
- the LOC131232972 gene encoding protein NO VEIN isoform X2 produces the protein MYQVVIGSTESLRRSIGLFFRGHRIASRDAHDGQIGCTAHIMVAKHHECVSTIVFYYVNALIHCFVGVRRITSLYDLEVAICKNEGIDQFEELGMGLLLRHPLVEHYFLVPSDATEIFKITSEEIISCLADFMDTSVDKEIQAERFLDFLAKKHSVVVRERLGVRIQSLGLHITCIREARKAENATLQNYIQASKLAADKQTKKNEQELLPRRGILSQKHVLDRRFSAISARVRSFSSGCENLSGKHIRFVSSSSEDESDDDVDSEDGNSNGNDSNGQHWNSSQNRKSSGQRVNSCPYPSAAEEMVRLGLTAEMDDHASPARGDLKCNEGKNPSGKKRKCEKQSGKLRSLHKYQKMDMVGMDHLRSKDEFLPGSCKIKKKHEDSKEEHGLQSLHLLAREHEVHGKPGKKLHGPNISASIEDDSQSQGAAHDDQEKLGDLILTSDTMEKFITTWKETCREYPVVEVFCRMVNFYQATTRQRKKMKEIFSSYPGIGLLNVAVTSMKHGMWDSLYDTFQAIGEHGFVSPGSTQCTEMIDIGPSSKRDTVPKNEENITKPGYIVTVDDIMEKIALHFELDHLMPRPGKLPLEKQFVSFRKFHDCEMSLMKQFSVKKFGDLGHGDFLEFMDKHVCLFPYELRNGLTGALEVSMLEHQLLLLLSQAAGDLQENVVVTKQHISALLRKQFPLISLQIKGSECEDYSDFIKNQKSHDTLSCVLFSITLLGTCSIGDSLVHKEKHSLEIAGLMTASSGSLGIVSGKDALECLLRAPMLSDLHSWSHWDLIFAPSLGPLLEWLLNEVHTKELSCVVTRDGKIIRIDHSATVDEFLEASLQGSAFQTAVKLLSLLSLYGGTHHIPLSLLKCYAHQAIEVIIKNYMSCIGLKSNGESFMHGGQIMLDMDSNSNPLPVNPLGVVADIRENDDLIENLCQMNKAVAVASKFILDCLGYLPSEFRSFAADVLLAGLRDFTKDAPAVVLCECNQTDQRIMLHDIGFSLGILEWIEDYHAFSSATDTKLFASAEALCKTSETVSPALSIDLEHAQISSEKFLTTDVRKDTVEEEANLLDRHHETFTEIHESKTPNQVLTEKSCSGDGYSLLLSKDDQEKDAALIIESIRREEFGLDPNLKVAENNLLKKQHARLGRALHCLSQELYSQDSHFLLELVQNADDNVYPENVEPTLVFILQATGIIVINNEKGFSAQNIRALCDVGNSTKKGSGAGYIGHKGIGFKSVFRVTDAPEIHSNGFHVKFDASEGQIGFVLPTVVSPCDINLFTRQISSEADQTDTTSWNTCIVLPFRSKLKEGTGMSSIMSMFSDLHPSLLLFLHRLQCIKFRNIFNNSLIVMRRETAGDGIVKVSHGKEKMSWLVASQRLQAIPIRPDVQTTEIAIAFTLQESNNGEYRPHLEQQPVFAFLPLRTYGLKFILQGDFVLPSSREEVDGDSAWNQWLLSEFPALFISAEKSFCALSCFQESPGKAVTAYMRFVPLVGEVHGFFSHLPHTIISKLRMSNCLLLEGQNKDWVPPCRVLRGWDEQARVLLPESLLHQHLGLGYLNRDIVLSDPLAKALGIQDYGPKILTDIMSSICCINDGIKKLGLDWLSSWLSALYATLSVHSSGHHTLNPGIERDLINCLRKIPFIPLSDGSYGSLAEGPIWLPCDAVSVGSEGEHSPKDYPNLYAKLRTVNPVLLSVNNANTYSMEDTRVDTLIRMLHRIGVQRLSAHEVIKNHILPAMSDDTLTDNDRHLMAEYLSFVMLHLQSTCPSCHIERVEIVLEIQRKAVVLTNNGYKRPFKDSIHFSKEFGNPIDVRRLICGKDDEWHEVDSIYLKHPSVQSLSFGLMKWREFFQELGVTDFVQIIHVEKKGTDVSHAVFCNMMWDGDLNSGDLTIEDWESPELVRLMSTLSTKEYRENCKYLLEVLDKMWDDHFSKIVTSYCAFKSTEDRKTFESSFMNSIRNLRWIASSMDEELHHPKDLFYDCEAVRSILGAFAPYAVPQVRSNFFLKDIGFKTQVTIDDALAILQYWKTCTAPVRASIAQMSKFYTFIWDGMATSKGKVAEVFRSGPSIFVPFINRSRHDDVVSGIFLSPGEMYWHDPTGCVDRTKELVRQCSTTNESCHPSSKTLADVYPNLYEFFVNECGIRKIPSLDRYLQILLQLSSIALPSQAANAVFRVLLKWADDLKSGFVDSHEIASLKECLVKLESTVLPTEQDRWVSLHPSFGLVCWCDDEELRKQFKHSKNIDFLCFGELRSEENKMLSGKLAVLMQALGVPALSEVVSREAIFYGMEDCRVKASLVDWVLPYAQRYLYKLHPDIYLHLKQLEFENLSQLQVVVVEKLFYKHAIKGCDTASGKRFECSCLLQGNTLYLTRAADSHSIFLELSRLFFKGSPELHLANFLHMITTMAESGSTEEQMEFFIVTNQKVPKLPIEEPLWSLSCLLPPREDETSHPICASPLTSEPNPSKIKLKPGINSNWPPTDWKTAPDFRFARANHFRTKPGTILSDNPHVGSREPKGITRSEDWPVPVEINGDWIVPDELATTMALVLQDPRSTRNEPLLAGHLGSSDKQITSTMEQSSGPPDSGTLPDGDMGSSTFTARDQLCWSKPNENQAFITGRLGELVAYKYFVEKLGLTSVRWVNEETETGLPYDMVIGEEEESKEYIEVKATRSLNKDWFMISTREWQMASERGDSFSIAHVVLADPKNAKITVFKNPVRLCQQAVLNLVVLMPRQQKELPVAT, from the exons ATGTATCAAGTAGTTATTGGCTCCACAGAGAGCTTGAGGCGGTCAATCGGGCTGTTTTTTCGGGGCCATAGGATAGCATCAAGGGAtgcacatgatggacaaattggatgtactgcacacatcatggtggccaaaCATCATGAGTGTGTATCAACCATCGTGTTCTACTAT GTGAATGCACTTATACATTGCTTTGTTGGCGTACGGAGAATTACGTCATTGTATGATCTGGAAGTTGCGATATGCAAGAATGAGGGCATTGATCAGTTTGAAGAACTTGGGATGGGGCTTTTGTTGCGGCATCCACTTGTCGAGCACTATTTCTTGGTTCCTTCAGATGCCACAGAAATATTCAAGATAACAAGTGAGGAGATAATCTCTTGCCTTGCTGATTTCATGGATACTAGTGTTGATAAGGAGATTCAGGCGGAGCGATTCTTGGATTTCTTAGCAAAGAAACATTCGGTTGTTGTTAGGGAAAGACTTGGAGTGCGAATTCAGAGCCTAGG GTTGCATATCACTTGTATTCGGGAAGCACGGAAAGCAGAAAATGCCACACTTCAGAATTATATTCAGGCATCAAAACTGGCAGCTGacaaacaaaccaagaaaaaTGAGCAGGAATTGTTGCCGCGCCGTGGTATCCTGTCACAAAAACATGTGCTGGACAGACGTTTCAGTGCTATATCTGCACGTGTCAGATCGTTCTCTTCTGGGTGTGAGAATTTAAGTGGTAAGCATATTAGATTTGTTTcatcaagttcagaagatgaaagtgatgatgatgttgatagtGAGGATGGGAACAGCAATGGCAATGATTCGAATGGGCAGCACTGGAATTCATCTCAAAATAGAAAGAGCAGTGGTCAACGTGTGAATAGCTGCCCTTACCCATCAGCAGCTGAAGAGATGGTACGGCTTGGACTGACAGCTGAAATGGACGACCATGCATCCCCTGCTAGAGGCGACTTAAAATGCAACGAGGGTAAAAACCCATCTGGTAAGAAAAGGAAATGTGAAAAGCAAAGTGGCAAACTCAGATCCTTACATAAATATCAAAAGATGGACATGGTTGGGATGGATCATCTTCGTAGCAAAGATGAGTTTCTTCCAGGCAGCtgcaaaattaagaaaaaacatGAAGACTCAAAAGAGGAGCATGGTCTACAATCTCTTCATCTTTTGGCAAGAGAGCATGAGGTCCATGGGAAACCAGGAAAGaaattacatgggcctaacatcaGCGCATCAATAGAAGATGATAGTCAGTCACAAGGTGCTGCACATGATGATCAAGAAAAGTTAGGTGACCTAATACTAACAAGTGATACAATGGAGAAGTTCATCACAACCTGGAAGGAGACTTGTCGAGAATACCCCGTTGTTGAG GTTTTCTGTCGGATGGTGAACTTCTACCAGGCAACAACTCgacaaagaaagaaaatgaaagagatcttTTCATCATATCCTGGTATTGGATTACTAAACGTTGCT GTGACTTCCATGAAACATGGGATGTGGGACAGCCTATACGATACCTTCCAAGCCATTGGTGAACATGGATTTGTTAGTCCAGGATCTACTCAGTGTACTGAAATGATAGATATTGGGCCTTCAAGTAAAAGAGACACAGTGCCCAAAAACGAGGAGAACATTACTAAACCTGGATACA TTGTCACTGTTGATGATATTATGGAGAAAATTGCACTACATTTTGAGCTTGACCATCTCATGCCTAGACCCGGAAAACTTCCTCTGGAGAAGCAGTTTGTATCTTTCAGAAAGTTCCATGATTGTGAGATGTCGTTGATGAAGCAATTTTCTGTTAAGAAATTTGGTGACTTAGGTCATGGGGATTTTCTTGAGTTCATGGACAAACATGTCTGTTTGTTCCCATATGAACTGCGTAATGGTTTGACTGGAGCCCTAGAGGTATCTATGCTTGAGCACCAGCTGCTATTACTATTGTCTCAAGCTGCAGGTGACTTGCAGGAGAATGTTGTTGTAACCAAGCAACATATTTCTGCTCTTCTCAGGAAACAATTCCCTCTAATCAGCCTTCAAATAAAGGGAAGTGAGTGTGAAGATTATTCAGATTTTATCAAGAATCAGAAAAGCCATGACACTTTGAGTTGTGTTTTGTTTTCTATAACATTGTTGGGGACATGCTCTATAGGAGACTCTTTGGTGCACAAGGAGAAACATTCATTGGAAATTGCTGGGTTGATGACCGCTAGTTCTGGTTCCCTTGGAATTGTTTCTGGAAAAGACGCACTCGAATGCTTACTCAGGGCGCCGATGTTGTCAGATCTACATTCGTGGTCTCATTGGGATCTTATATTTGCTCCGTCTCTTGGTCCACTCTTGGAATGGCTATTGAATGAAGTCCATACCAAAGAGTTGTCGTGTGTAGTGACAAGAGATGGGAAAATAATCCGAATCGATCACTCAGCGACTGTAGATGAGTTCTTGGAAGCTTCACTTCAAGGATCTGCCTTTCAAACAGCAGTGAAATTGTTATCTTTGTTGTCTCTATATGGAGGCACACACCATATTCCACTGTCTCTACTAAAATGCTATGCTCACCAAGCAATTGAGGTTATCATAAAAAATTATATGAGTTGCATTGGATTAAAAAGTAATGGGGAATCTTTTATGCATGGAGGACAGATAATGCTGGATATGGATTCCAACAGCAACCCTCTTCCGGTTAATCCTCTGGGTGTCGTTGCAGATATTAGAGAAAACGATGATCTTATTGAAAATCTatgtcaaatgaataaagctgTTGCTGTGGCATCAAAGTTTATCCTTGATTGTCTTGGTTATCTACCTTCAGAATTCCGCAGTTTTGCTGCAGATGTATTGCTTGCAGGATTGCGGGACTTCACCAAAGATGCTCCTGCAGTTGTTTTATGTGAATGCAACCAAACTGATCAGCGAATCATGCTTCATGACATCGGGTTCTCCCTTGGTATATTGGAATGGATTGAAGATTACCATGCATTTAGTTCTGCTACTGATACCAAATTATTTGCATCTGCTGAGGCCCTGTGCAAGACCTCTGAAACTGTGAGTCCAGCATTAAGCATTGATTTGGAGCATGCACAAATTTCATCTGAGAAATTCTTAACTACAGATGTTAGAAAGGACACTGTTGAAGAAGAAGCCAATCTGTTAGATAGACATCATGAAACATTTACTGAAATCCATGAAAGCAAGACCCCTAATCAAGTGTTAACTGAGAAGTCTTGTTCGGGTGATGGTTATAGTCTACTTCTGTCCAAAGATGACCAAGAGAAGGATGCTGCCCTTATTATTGAATCCATTAGACGTGAGGAATTTGGTCTGGACCCTAATCTGAAAGTTGCTGAGAATAACTTGTTAAAAAAGCAACATGCTCGCCTTGGGAGAGCACTTCATTGTCTTTCACAGGAGTTGTACTCCCAGGATTCGCATTTTCTTCTTGAGCTG GTTCAGAATGCAGATGATAACGTCTACCCAGAAAATGTGGAGCCAACCCTGGTTTTCATTCTTCAAGCTACGGGTATTATTGTTATAAATAATGAGAAAGGATTTTCTGCTCAAAATATTCGAGCACTTTGTGATGTTGGAAATTCAACGAAGAAAGGATCAGGTGCTGGGTACATAGGGCACAAAGGCATTGGCTTTAAATCAGTATTTCGG GTAACGGATGCTCCAGAGATTCATTCCAATGGGTTTCATGTGAAGTTTGATGCAAGTGAGGGTCAGATTGGTTTTGTTTTGCCTACTGTGGTTTCTCCGTGTGATATTAACTTGTTTACAAGGCAGATATCTAGTGAAGCAGATCAAACTGATACTACCAGTTGGAACACTTGCATTGTTCTTCCCTTCAGGTCAAAGCTTAAAGAAGGGACTGGTATGAGCTCAATCATGTCAATGTTTTCAGATCTTCATCCATCCTTGTTATTATTTCTTCATCGTCTTCAGTGTATAAAGTTCAGGAACATTTTCAATAATTCACTGATTGTCATGAGAAGAGAGACTGCGGGAGATGGCATTGTCAAGGTTTCTCATGGCAAAGAAAAAATGAGTTGGTTGGTAGCTAGTCAAAGGTTGCAAGCTATTCCTATTCGTCCTGATGTACAAACTACAGAGATTGCCATAGCCTTCACATTACAAGAGTCTAACAACGGAGAGTACAGGCCTCATCTAGAACAGCAGCCTGTTTTTGCATTTCTTCCTTTGAGAACGTATGGTTTGAAGTTTATTCTTCAAGGTGATTTTGTTCTTCCTTCCTCTAGAGAAGAAGTTGATGGAGATAGCGCCTGGAACCAGTGGTTGTTGTCAGAGTTCCCAGCTTTATTCATTAGTGCAGAAAAATCCTTCTGTGCTCTTTCCTGCTTCCAGGAGAGTCCAGGAAAAGCTGTGACGGCCTACATGAGATTTGTTCCACTGGTGGGGGAAGTTCATGGATTTTTTTCTCATCTTCCCCACACAATTATTTCTAAATTACGCATGTCAAATTGTTTGCTTCTGGAGGGACAAAATAAGGATTGGGTTCCTCCATGCAGGGTTCTAAGAGGTTGGGATGAGCAGGCTCGTGTTCTTTTACCGGAAAGTTTACTTCATCAGCATCTTGGGCTTGGTTACTTAAATAGGGATATTGTCTTGTCTGACCCATTAGCCAAGGCTTTGGGCATTCAAGACTACGGACCGAAAATCTTAACTGATATTATGTCATCCATATGTTGTATCAATGATGGCATTAAGAAATTGGGCTTGGATTGGTTATCCTCCTGGCTCAGTGCACTTTATGCTACCTTGTCAGTCCATTCTTCAGGGCATCATACTCTAAATCCTGGGATAGAACGTGATCTCATCAATTGTCTTAGAAAGATTCCCTTTATTCCACTTTCTGATGGTTCATATGGTTCTCTGGCTGAAGGTCCAATTTGGTTACCCTGTGATGCTGTCAGTGTTGGTTCTGAAGGTGAACACAGTCCGAAAGACTATCCAAATCTCTATGCCAAACTTCGGACTGTCAATCCTGTTCTTCTCTCTGTCAATAATGCAAATACCTACAGCATGGAAGACACGAGAGTGGACACCCTTATACGGATGCTTCATAGAATTGGTGTCCAACGGTTGTCTGCACATGAAGTTATCAAAAATCACATTTTGCCAGCCATGTCTGATGATACACTTACAGATAATGACAGGCACTTGATGGCTGAATACCTATCCTTTGTAATGCTGCACCTTCAGTCTACATGCCCAAGTTGTCACATTGAGAGGGTGGAAATAGTCTTAGAAATACAAAGGAAAGCTGTCGTTTTGACCAACAATGGTTATAAACGCCCCTTTAAGGACTCAATACACTTCAGCAAGGAGTTTGGGAATCCCATTGATGTAAGAAGGTTAATTTGCGGTAAGGATGATGAATGGCATGAGGTTGATTCCATCTATTTGAAGCATCCTAGTGTCCAATCATTATCATTTGGACTGATGAAGTGGAGGGAGTTTTTCCAGGAATTAGGTGTTACGGATTTTGTGCAAATAATTCATGTTGAGAAGAAAGGAACAGATGTTTCCCATGCTGTTTTTTGTAATATGATGTGGGATGGGGATCTTAATTCAGGAGATCTAACTATAGAAGATTGGGAATCTCCTGAGTTGGTCAGGTTAATGTCTACTTTGTCTACAAAAGAATACCGGGAAAATTGTAAATATCTTTTAGAAGTCCTTGATAAAATGTGGGATGACCATTTTAGCAAAATAGTGACAAGCTATTGTGCTTTTAAATCCACTGAGGATAGGAAAACCTTTGAATCTTCATTCATGAATAGCATTCGTAACCTCAGGTGGATAGCATCAAGTATGGATGAGGAACTTCACCATCCTAAAGATCTGTTTTATGATTGTGAGGCGGTGCGGTCTATCCTTGGTGCTTTTGCTCCATATGCTGTTCCACAG GTGAGgagcaatttttttttgaaagatattgGATTTAAGACGCAAGTCACGATTGATGATGCATTGGCAATTCTTCAGTACTGGAAAACATGTACTGCTCCCGTCAGGGCCAG CATTGCCCAGATGTCCAAATTTTACACCTTCATTTGGGATGGAATGGCTACTTCAAAAGGGAAAGTTGCAGAGGTGTTTAGATCAGGGCCCTCTATTTTTGTGCCATTTATCAATAGGTCAAGGCATGATGATGTTGTATCTGGTATATTTCTGTCTCCTGGTGAAATGTATTGGCATGATCCGACTGGTTGTGTGGACCGAACAAAGGAGCTGGTCAGACAATGTTCCACAACAAATGAGAGCTGTCATCCCTCAAGCAAGACTCTAGCTGATGTTTATCCAAACCTTTATGAGTTTTTTGTTAATGAATGTGGCATACGTAAGATACCTTCTTTGGACCGCTATCTTCAGATCCTACTGCAGCTATCAAGTATTGCATTGCCTTCACAGGCAGCTAATGCT GTTTTTCGGGTTCTTCTCAAGTGGGCCGATGATTTGAAATCTGGTTTCGTGGATTCTCATGAAATTGCTTCCTTGAAAGAGTGTCTTGTTAAATTGGAAAGTACAGTGCTTCCAACTGAGCAGGATAGATGGGTTTCCCTCCACCCTAGCTTTGGCCTTGTGTGTTGGTGTGATGATGAGGAATTAAGGAAGCAATTTAAGCATTCTAAGAATATTGACTTTTTATGCTTTGGTGAACTTAGAAGTGAGGAAAACAAAATGCTTTCAGGAAAACTTGCTGTTCTGATGCAAGCTCTTGGGGTTCCTGCACTTTCAGAG GTTGTATCACGTGAAGCAATATTTTATGGAATGGAAGATTGCAGAGTGAAAGCTTCATTGGTGGATTGGGTTCTTCCTTATGCACAGCGCTATCTCTATAAATTGCATCCTGATATATATTTACATCTAAAGCAGCTCGAATTTGAAAACCTCAGTCAGCTACAAGTTGTAGTGGTTGAAAAATTATTTTACAAGCATGCTATAAAAGGGTGTGATACTGCCTCCGGAAAACGTTTTGAGTGCAGCTGTCTTCTGCAG GGAAACACCTTATACCTGACTCGGGCAGCAGATTCTCACTCGATATTCCTGGAGCTTTCTCGCCTTTTCTTTAAGGGATCTCCCGAGCTACACCTTGCAAATTTCCTTCACATGATCACAACCATGGCAGAATCTGGCTCCACTGAGGAGCAGATGGAATTCTTCATTGTCACTAATCAGAAGGTCCCTAAGCTTCCCATTGAAGAACCCTTATGGTCACTTTCATGTCTCCTGCCTCCACGTGAGGATGAGACTTCCCACCCAATATGTGCTTCACCATTGACCTCTGAGCCAAATCCTTCAAAAATTAAACTGAAGCCGGGCATCAATTCTAACTGGCCGCCTACAGATTGGAAGACGGCGCCTGATTTTCGTTTCGCCCGAGCAAATCATTTTAGAACAAAACCAGGGACCATACTAAGTGACAATCCGCACGTAGGGTCACGTGAGCCCAAAGGTATCACCCGCTCAGAAGATTGGCCAGTTCCCGTTGAGATCAATGGTGATTGGATTGTACCAGATGAGTTGGCAACCACAATGGCATTGGTTTTGCAAGATCCAAGAAGTACAAGAAATGAACCTTTATTAGCAGGGCATTTGGGTTCTTCTGACAAACAGATAACTTCTACCATGGAacagtcaagtgggccacctgaTTCAGGTACTCTCCCTGATGGGGACATGGGCTCATCGACTTTCACTGCAAGAGACCAGCTTTGTTGGAGCAAGCCAAATGAGAACCAGGCATTTATTACAGGCAGACTAGGAGAGCTAGTCGCTTACAAGTACTTTGTTGAGAAGCTCGGCCTGACATCGGTGAGGTGGGTCAATGAAGAAACAGAAACGGGTTTACCCTATGACATGGTTATTGGGGAGGAAGAAGAGAGCAAGGAGTACATTGAAGTTAAGGCCACTAGATCATTGAACAAAGACTGGTTCATGATATCAACCAGGGAGTGGCAAATGGCCTCCGAGAGAGGTGACTCATTCAGTATTGCCCATGTCGTTTTGGCAGACCCAAAGAATGCAAAGATCACCGTCTTCAAGAACCCGGTAAGACTTTGCCAGCAAGCTGTGTTGAATCTGGTCGTCTTGATGCCAAGGCAGCAGAAAGAGTTGCCTGTCGCTACTTAG